Proteins encoded by one window of Micromonospora coxensis:
- the coaBC gene encoding bifunctional phosphopantothenoylcysteine decarboxylase/phosphopantothenate--cysteine ligase CoaBC, with protein sequence MSAEIVLGVGGGIAAYKACELLRLFTESGHRVRVVPTASALRFVGAPTWAALSGRPVADDVWSDVHEVPHVRLGQRADLVVVAPATADLLAKAAHGLADDLLTNTLLTARCPVVLAPAMHTEMWEHPATVANVATLRSRGVRVIEPAVGRLTGADTGKGRLPDPAEIFAVARRALARGVDAPADLAGRHVVVTAGGTREPLDPVRFLGNRSSGKQGYAFARAAVARGARVTLVSANVALPDPAGVDLVRVGTTEELRKATLEAAADADVVVMAAAPADFRPATYAPGKIKKSDDGSAPTIELVTNPDIAAELGRRRRPEQVLVVFAAETGDAEANGRAKLVRKRADLVVVNEVGVDKVFGAETNAATVIGADGSLHTLPEQAKEELADSVWDLVVARLADRS encoded by the coding sequence ATGTCCGCCGAGATCGTCCTGGGGGTCGGTGGCGGCATCGCCGCCTACAAGGCGTGTGAGCTGCTGCGGCTGTTCACCGAGTCGGGTCACCGGGTCCGCGTCGTGCCGACCGCGTCGGCGCTCCGGTTCGTCGGGGCGCCGACCTGGGCGGCGCTCTCCGGCCGTCCGGTGGCCGACGACGTCTGGTCCGACGTGCACGAGGTGCCGCACGTCCGGCTCGGCCAGCGGGCGGACCTGGTGGTGGTCGCGCCGGCCACGGCGGACCTGCTCGCCAAGGCGGCCCACGGCCTCGCCGACGACCTGCTCACCAACACGCTGCTCACCGCCCGGTGCCCGGTGGTGCTCGCCCCGGCGATGCACACCGAGATGTGGGAGCACCCGGCCACCGTCGCCAACGTCGCCACGCTGCGGTCCCGGGGCGTACGGGTGATCGAGCCCGCCGTCGGCCGGCTCACCGGCGCCGACACCGGCAAGGGGCGGCTGCCCGACCCGGCGGAGATCTTCGCGGTGGCCCGCCGCGCCCTCGCCCGCGGCGTCGACGCCCCGGCCGACCTCGCCGGCCGGCACGTGGTGGTGACCGCCGGGGGCACCCGCGAGCCGCTGGACCCGGTCCGGTTCCTCGGCAACCGCTCCTCCGGCAAACAGGGGTACGCCTTCGCCCGCGCGGCGGTCGCCCGGGGCGCCCGGGTCACCCTGGTCTCGGCGAACGTCGCCCTGCCCGACCCGGCCGGCGTCGATCTGGTCCGCGTCGGCACCACCGAGGAGTTGCGCAAGGCCACCCTGGAGGCCGCCGCCGACGCCGACGTGGTGGTGATGGCCGCCGCCCCGGCGGACTTCCGGCCGGCGACGTACGCCCCCGGCAAGATCAAGAAGTCGGACGACGGCAGCGCGCCCACCATCGAACTGGTCACCAACCCCGACATCGCCGCCGAGCTGGGCCGACGCCGCCGCCCCGAGCAGGTGCTGGTGGTCTTCGCCGCCGAGACCGGCGACGCCGAGGCCAACGGCCGGGCCAAGCTCGTCCGCAAACGTGCGGACCTCGTCGTGGTCAACGAGGTCGGCGTCGACAAGGTCTTCGGCGCCGAGACCAACGCGGCCACCGTCATCGGCGCGGACGGTTCCCTGCACACGCTGCCGGAGCAGGCGAAGGAGGAGCTGGCCGACAGCGTCTGGGACCTCGTGGTCGCGCGGCTGGCCGACCGATCCTGA
- a CDS encoding quinone-dependent dihydroorotate dehydrogenase: MIFEKVVRPQLFRIGGGDAEAAHEWTLRRLAVLSRRPGALAALRARYLVRAPRTVFGVEFPNPVGLAAGMDKNGVALPAWPALGFGFVEVGTVTAHAQPGNPRPRLFRLRDSDAVINRMGFNNAGAEALAARLAALPRPLGVPLGISLGKSKVTPLDEAVEDYLASYRALREHGDYFAVNVSSPNTPGLRSLQDKSHLDALLAALVGEKPVLVKIAPDLTEPAIAELLEVCLARGAAGVIATNTTLARDGLAPADRARGGETGGLSGRPLRGRAREVVAFVHAETGGRLPVIGVGGILDPDDAARMFDAGASLVQLYTGFIYRGPGLVRAAARVAAAAPTPAG; the protein is encoded by the coding sequence GTGATCTTCGAGAAGGTGGTGCGGCCGCAGCTGTTCCGCATCGGGGGTGGGGACGCCGAGGCGGCGCACGAGTGGACGCTGCGGCGGCTGGCCGTGCTCTCCCGGCGGCCCGGGGCGCTCGCGGCGCTGCGGGCGCGGTACCTGGTGCGCGCGCCGCGGACGGTGTTCGGGGTGGAGTTCCCCAACCCGGTCGGGCTCGCGGCGGGGATGGACAAGAACGGGGTCGCGCTGCCCGCCTGGCCGGCGCTCGGCTTCGGCTTCGTCGAGGTCGGCACGGTCACCGCGCACGCCCAGCCGGGCAACCCCCGACCCCGGCTGTTCCGGCTGCGCGACAGCGACGCCGTGATCAACCGGATGGGCTTCAACAACGCCGGCGCCGAGGCGCTGGCGGCCCGGCTGGCGGCGCTGCCCCGCCCGCTCGGGGTGCCGCTGGGCATCTCGCTGGGCAAGTCCAAGGTGACCCCGCTGGACGAGGCGGTCGAGGACTACCTCGCCTCGTACCGGGCGCTGCGCGAGCACGGCGACTACTTCGCGGTCAACGTCTCCTCGCCGAACACCCCCGGCCTGCGCAGCCTGCAGGACAAGAGCCACCTGGACGCCCTGCTGGCGGCGCTGGTGGGGGAGAAGCCGGTGCTGGTGAAGATCGCCCCGGACCTCACCGAGCCGGCCATCGCCGAGCTGCTGGAGGTCTGCCTGGCCCGGGGCGCGGCCGGTGTGATCGCCACCAACACCACGCTGGCCCGCGACGGCCTCGCCCCGGCCGACCGGGCACGCGGCGGTGAGACCGGCGGCCTCTCCGGCCGGCCGCTGCGCGGGCGGGCCCGGGAGGTGGTCGCCTTCGTGCACGCCGAGACCGGCGGCCGGCTGCCGGTGATCGGGGTCGGCGGCATCCTCGACCCGGACGACGCCGCCCGGATGTTCGACGCCGGGGCCAGCCTGGTGCAGCTCTACACCGGCTTCATCTACCGCGGCCCGGGCCTGGTCCGGGCCGCCGCCCGGGTCGCGGCCGCCGCGCCGACGCCGGCGGGGTGA
- the metK gene encoding methionine adenosyltransferase codes for MTRLFTSESVTEGHPDKIADQISDGILDALLAKDPHSRVAVETLITTGQVHVAGEVTTKAYADIPTIVRETILEIGYDSSKKGFDGASCGVSVSIGQQSADIAQGVDNAFELRTGASESALDAQGAGDQGMMFGFACSETPELMPLPIALAHRLARRLAAVRKDGTVPYLRPDGKTQVTIEYDGLRPVRLDTVVVSSQHAADISLESLLTPDVREHVIAPELESLGLDTEGYRLLVNPTGRFEIGGPMGDAGLTGRKIIVDTYGGYARHGGGAFSGKDPSKVDRSAAYAMRWVAKNVVAAGLAERCEAQVAYAIGKAHPVSLFIETFGTENVPVAAIEKAVAEVFDLRPAAIIRDLHLLRPIYQQTAAYGHFGRELPDLTWENTDRAADLKSAAGA; via the coding sequence GTGACACGTCTCTTCACGTCCGAATCGGTCACGGAAGGCCACCCGGACAAGATCGCCGACCAGATCAGCGACGGCATCCTCGACGCCCTGCTCGCCAAGGATCCGCACAGCCGTGTCGCGGTGGAGACCCTGATCACGACGGGTCAGGTGCACGTCGCCGGCGAGGTGACCACCAAGGCGTACGCGGACATCCCGACCATCGTCCGGGAGACCATCCTGGAGATCGGGTACGACTCGTCGAAGAAGGGCTTCGACGGCGCGTCCTGCGGCGTCAGCGTCTCCATCGGCCAGCAGTCCGCCGACATCGCCCAGGGCGTCGACAACGCCTTCGAGCTGCGTACCGGCGCGTCGGAGAGCGCGCTGGACGCGCAGGGCGCCGGTGACCAGGGCATGATGTTCGGTTTCGCCTGCTCGGAGACGCCCGAGTTGATGCCGCTGCCGATCGCGTTGGCGCACCGGTTGGCGCGTCGGCTGGCGGCGGTGCGCAAGGACGGCACGGTGCCGTACCTGCGTCCGGACGGCAAGACCCAGGTCACCATCGAGTACGACGGTCTGCGTCCGGTTCGGCTGGACACGGTGGTCGTCTCCAGCCAGCACGCCGCGGACATCTCCCTGGAGTCGTTGCTGACCCCGGACGTGCGCGAGCACGTCATCGCGCCGGAACTGGAGAGCCTCGGTCTGGACACCGAGGGCTACCGGCTGCTGGTGAACCCGACCGGCCGGTTCGAGATCGGTGGCCCGATGGGTGACGCGGGTCTGACCGGGCGGAAGATCATCGTCGACACCTACGGCGGGTACGCGCGGCACGGTGGTGGCGCGTTCTCCGGCAAGGACCCGTCGAAGGTGGACCGGTCGGCGGCGTACGCGATGCGCTGGGTGGCCAAGAACGTGGTGGCCGCCGGGCTGGCCGAGCGCTGCGAGGCGCAGGTCGCGTACGCGATCGGCAAGGCGCACCCGGTGAGCCTGTTCATCGAGACGTTCGGCACCGAGAACGTGCCGGTCGCCGCGATCGAGAAGGCCGTCGCCGAGGTGTTCGACCTGCGTCCGGCCGCGATCATCCGGGACCTGCACCTGCTGCGCCCGATCTACCAGCAGACCGCCGCGTACGGCCACTTCGGCCGTGAGCTGCCGGACCTGACCTGGGAGAACACCGACCGGGCCGCCGACCTCAAGTCGGCCGCGGGAGCCTGA
- the rpoZ gene encoding DNA-directed RNA polymerase subunit omega → MGSIANPEGITNPPIDELLEKTTSKYALVIFAAKRARQVNAYYSQLGEGLLEYVGPLVETTPQEKALSIAMREINAGLLTAEPTDQP, encoded by the coding sequence GTGGGATCCATCGCCAACCCCGAGGGCATCACCAACCCGCCGATCGACGAGCTGCTCGAGAAGACCACCTCGAAGTACGCGCTGGTGATCTTCGCCGCCAAGCGGGCCCGCCAGGTCAACGCCTACTACAGCCAGCTCGGCGAGGGTCTGCTGGAGTACGTCGGCCCGCTCGTGGAGACCACCCCGCAGGAGAAGGCGCTCTCCATCGCCATGCGCGAGATCAACGCGGGCCTGCTCACCGCCGAGCCGACCGACCAGCCGTAA
- a CDS encoding adenosylmethionine--8-amino-7-oxononanoate transaminase produces MTPEEILAADRAHVWHPYAALPPAVAPYVVHSAEGVRLRLADGRELVDGMSSWWAAIHGYRHPVLDAAVTDQLGRMSHVMFGGLTHEPAVRLARTLVELTPDGLEHVFLADSGSVSVEVAVKMCLQYQRATGRPERRRLGTWRGGYHGDTFHPMSVCDPEGGMHHLWGDVLPRQVFAPAPPGGFDDGPDPAYAAALTDAVQRHAHELAAVIVEPVVQGAGGMRFHHPGYLRVLREVTRAHGVLLIFDEIATGFGRTGTMFAAEHAGVVPDVLCVGKALTGGYLTLAAALCTPEVARGISAGGVLAHGPTFMGNPLACAVANASLGLLRAGDWAGQVSRVGAGLRAGLEPLRGAAGVRDVRVLGAIGVVQLDHEVDLAAATAAAAAQGVWLRPFRDLVYTMPPYVTDDADVARIAAGIAAAVKAG; encoded by the coding sequence GTGACGCCCGAGGAGATCCTGGCCGCCGACCGGGCCCACGTCTGGCACCCGTACGCGGCGCTGCCACCGGCCGTCGCGCCGTACGTGGTGCACAGCGCCGAGGGCGTACGGCTGCGGCTGGCCGACGGCCGGGAGCTGGTCGACGGGATGTCGTCCTGGTGGGCGGCGATCCACGGCTACCGGCACCCGGTGCTCGACGCGGCCGTCACCGACCAGCTCGGCCGGATGAGCCACGTGATGTTCGGCGGGCTCACCCACGAGCCGGCCGTCCGGCTGGCGCGCACGCTGGTGGAGCTGACCCCCGACGGCCTGGAGCACGTCTTCCTGGCCGACTCCGGCTCGGTCTCCGTCGAGGTGGCCGTGAAGATGTGCCTGCAGTACCAGCGGGCCACCGGCCGGCCGGAGCGGCGGCGGCTGGGCACCTGGCGGGGTGGTTACCACGGCGACACGTTCCACCCGATGAGCGTCTGCGACCCGGAGGGGGGCATGCACCACCTGTGGGGCGACGTGTTGCCCCGGCAGGTCTTCGCCCCCGCCCCGCCGGGTGGCTTCGACGACGGGCCCGACCCGGCGTACGCGGCGGCGCTGACCGACGCGGTGCAGCGGCACGCCCACGAGCTGGCCGCGGTGATCGTGGAGCCGGTGGTGCAGGGCGCGGGTGGGATGCGCTTCCACCACCCCGGCTACCTGCGGGTGCTGCGCGAGGTGACCCGGGCCCACGGGGTGCTGCTGATCTTCGACGAGATCGCCACCGGCTTCGGCCGCACCGGGACCATGTTCGCCGCCGAGCACGCCGGGGTGGTTCCGGACGTGCTCTGCGTCGGCAAGGCGCTCACCGGCGGCTACCTGACCCTGGCCGCCGCGCTCTGCACCCCGGAGGTGGCCCGGGGCATCTCGGCGGGCGGGGTGCTGGCGCACGGGCCGACCTTCATGGGCAACCCGCTCGCCTGCGCGGTCGCCAACGCCTCCCTGGGGCTGCTGCGGGCCGGTGACTGGGCCGGGCAGGTGTCCAGGGTGGGCGCCGGGCTGCGGGCCGGTCTGGAGCCGCTGCGCGGCGCCGCCGGGGTGCGCGACGTGCGGGTGCTGGGGGCCATCGGGGTGGTGCAGTTGGACCACGAGGTGGACCTCGCGGCGGCGACGGCCGCGGCGGCGGCGCAGGGGGTCTGGCTGCGCCCGTTCCGCGACCTGGTCTACACCATGCCGCCGTACGTCACCGACGACGCCGACGTGGCCCGGATCGCGGCCGGGATCGCCGCGGCGGTGAAGGCGGGCTGA
- the mihF gene encoding integration host factor, actinobacterial type: protein MPLPSLTPEQRAAALEKAAEIRKARAELKEQLKQGKTTLAAVLERAESDDVVGKLKVSAVLQAMPGIGKIRATQIMEKLKIADSRRLRGLGEQQRKALLGEFAAN, encoded by the coding sequence GTGCCGCTCCCGTCACTGACCCCCGAGCAGCGCGCTGCCGCGCTGGAGAAGGCTGCGGAGATCCGCAAGGCCCGTGCTGAGCTGAAGGAGCAGCTCAAGCAGGGCAAGACCACCCTCGCCGCCGTCCTTGAGCGGGCCGAGTCCGACGACGTCGTCGGCAAGCTGAAGGTCTCGGCCGTCCTGCAGGCGATGCCGGGCATCGGCAAGATCCGGGCCACCCAGATCATGGAGAAGCTCAAGATCGCCGACAGCCGTCGCCTGCGTGGCCTGGGCGAGCAGCAGCGCAAGGCGCTGCTTGGAGAGTTCGCCGCGAACTGA
- a CDS encoding primosomal protein N', which produces MDVPLPHLDRPFDYLVPAELDAEARPGVRVKVRFAGQLVDGWLLDRVAESAHPRLAYLEKVVSPEPVLAPEVARLARAVADRYAGSLADVLRLAVPPRHARVEKEPRDTPDTHDAAPGVAPTAGGTARGVALTGDDTARSVALTGDGTARSMAPTGGGTVPAGGGTRAAGASAATGPGTPSAGHPTPDPGAAPAVDPRGWRDYPAGPAYLRALAEGRAPRAVWSALAGEDWAARYADAVAATVAGGRGAVVVVADARDLDRLDTALTATLGPGRHACLSAALGPARRYRAFLAARRGDVPVVIGTRAAMFAPVDRLGLVAIWDDGDDLHAEPRAPYPHARDVLLTRARLAEAATLVGGFTRTAEAQLLVETGWAREVVADRATVRARTPAIAPTGDDPQLARDPGAATARLPSLAWTTARDALRADAPVLVQVPRRGYLPAVACAHCRTPARCPHCAGPLALPSADGTPACRWCGRVAAAYACPECGGRRLRASVTGARRTAEELGRAFPGVPVRTSGREEVLGAVPGGAGLVIATPGAEPPAEGGYGAVLLLDSWALLTRADLRAGEEALRRWLSAAALARPGPAGGRVVVVADGALAPVQALLRWDPAWFAARELAERRELGFPPAMKMASVTGTAEAVAGLLAEARLPDDAEVLGPVPADEGRERMLVRVPRARAAALAEALHIAAGVRSARKAAEPVRLQVDPLSLF; this is translated from the coding sequence GTGGACGTGCCGCTGCCGCACCTGGACCGCCCCTTCGACTACCTGGTCCCCGCCGAGCTGGACGCCGAGGCGCGCCCCGGGGTCCGGGTGAAAGTCCGCTTCGCCGGTCAGCTCGTGGACGGCTGGCTGCTGGACCGGGTCGCGGAGTCCGCCCACCCCCGGCTGGCGTACCTGGAGAAGGTCGTCTCCCCGGAGCCGGTGCTCGCGCCGGAGGTCGCCCGGCTGGCCCGGGCGGTCGCCGACCGGTACGCCGGCAGCCTCGCCGACGTGCTCCGCCTCGCCGTCCCGCCCCGGCACGCCCGGGTCGAGAAGGAGCCCCGCGACACCCCGGACACCCACGACGCCGCCCCGGGCGTGGCCCCGACCGCCGGCGGCACCGCCCGAGGTGTGGCCCTGACCGGCGACGACACCGCCCGGAGCGTGGCCCTGACCGGCGACGGCACCGCCCGGAGCATGGCCCCGACCGGCGGCGGCACCGTCCCGGCCGGCGGCGGGACCCGAGCGGCCGGCGCGTCCGCCGCCACCGGTCCCGGCACACCGTCCGCCGGTCACCCGACACCCGACCCCGGCGCCGCCCCGGCCGTCGATCCGCGCGGGTGGCGGGACTACCCGGCCGGCCCGGCGTACCTGCGGGCGCTCGCCGAGGGACGGGCCCCCCGCGCGGTCTGGTCGGCCCTGGCCGGTGAGGACTGGGCGGCGCGGTACGCCGACGCGGTCGCCGCCACCGTCGCCGGTGGCCGGGGCGCGGTCGTGGTGGTGGCCGACGCCCGGGACCTCGACCGCCTGGACACCGCGCTCACCGCGACGCTCGGGCCCGGCCGGCACGCCTGCCTCTCCGCCGCCCTCGGCCCGGCCCGCCGGTACCGCGCCTTCCTCGCCGCGCGGCGCGGCGACGTGCCCGTGGTGATCGGCACCCGGGCGGCCATGTTCGCCCCGGTCGACCGGCTCGGCCTGGTGGCGATCTGGGACGACGGCGACGACCTGCACGCCGAGCCCCGGGCCCCGTACCCGCACGCCCGGGACGTGCTGCTGACCCGCGCCCGGCTCGCCGAGGCCGCCACCCTGGTCGGCGGGTTCACCCGTACCGCCGAGGCGCAGTTGCTGGTGGAGACCGGCTGGGCCCGCGAGGTGGTCGCCGACCGGGCGACCGTGCGGGCGCGTACCCCGGCCATCGCCCCCACCGGCGACGACCCGCAACTGGCCCGCGACCCCGGCGCGGCCACCGCCCGGCTGCCCAGCCTGGCCTGGACCACCGCCCGCGACGCCCTGCGTGCGGACGCCCCGGTGCTGGTCCAGGTGCCCCGCCGCGGTTACCTCCCGGCGGTCGCCTGCGCGCACTGCCGTACCCCGGCCCGCTGCCCGCACTGCGCCGGTCCGCTGGCGCTGCCCTCGGCCGACGGCACGCCCGCCTGCCGCTGGTGCGGCCGGGTCGCCGCCGCGTACGCCTGCCCGGAGTGCGGTGGGCGGCGGCTGCGCGCCTCGGTCACCGGGGCCCGGCGCACCGCCGAGGAGCTGGGCCGGGCCTTCCCCGGCGTGCCGGTGCGCACCTCGGGCCGGGAGGAGGTGCTGGGCGCGGTGCCCGGCGGCGCGGGCCTGGTGATCGCCACCCCGGGCGCGGAGCCGCCCGCCGAGGGCGGCTACGGGGCGGTGCTGCTGCTCGACTCGTGGGCCCTGCTCACCCGGGCCGACCTGCGCGCCGGTGAGGAGGCGCTGCGTCGCTGGCTGAGCGCCGCCGCGCTGGCCCGGCCCGGCCCGGCCGGCGGTCGGGTGGTCGTGGTCGCCGACGGGGCGCTCGCCCCGGTGCAGGCGCTGCTGCGCTGGGACCCGGCCTGGTTCGCCGCCCGGGAACTGGCCGAGCGGCGGGAGCTGGGCTTCCCGCCGGCGATGAAGATGGCCAGCGTCACCGGCACGGCGGAGGCGGTGGCCGGCCTGCTCGCCGAGGCCCGGCTGCCCGACGACGCCGAGGTGCTCGGCCCGGTGCCGGCCGACGAGGGCCGCGAGCGGATGCTGGTCCGGGTGCCCCGGGCCCGGGCCGCCGCCCTGGCCGAGGCGCTGCACATCGCGGCCGGGGTGCGCAGCGCCCGCAAGGCCGCCGAACCGGTCCGGCTCCAGGTCGACCCGTTGAGCCTGTTCTGA
- the pyrF gene encoding orotidine-5'-phosphate decarboxylase: protein METFGVRLHRAVTERGPLCVGIDPHPGLLARWGLPDDVDGLDRFARTVVEAIGDQVAVVKPQSAFFERFGARGVGILESTIRQLRESGALVLLDVKRGDIGSTVAAYASAYLDPAAPLYVDAVTASPYLGVGSLAPMFELAATHGGGVFVLALTSNPEGAQVQRAHGADGRTVAQTVIDEISQLNAGAQPLGSFGLVVGATIGDTGHDLSRVNGPLLAPGLGAQGATAADLRTVFGSSLPSVLPSYSREVLGAGPDPAALRAAAERVLADCRGVLAD, encoded by the coding sequence ATGGAGACCTTCGGTGTCCGGCTGCACCGGGCCGTGACCGAGCGGGGACCGCTCTGCGTGGGCATCGACCCGCATCCCGGGCTGCTGGCCCGCTGGGGGCTGCCCGACGACGTCGACGGGTTGGACCGGTTCGCCCGGACGGTCGTCGAGGCGATCGGTGACCAGGTCGCGGTCGTCAAGCCCCAGTCGGCCTTTTTCGAGCGTTTCGGTGCCCGGGGTGTCGGGATTCTAGAGTCAACTATCCGACAGTTGCGAGAATCGGGCGCGCTCGTTCTGCTTGACGTCAAGCGCGGCGACATCGGCTCCACCGTCGCGGCGTACGCCTCGGCGTACCTCGATCCGGCCGCTCCGCTGTATGTCGACGCGGTGACCGCCAGTCCTTACCTGGGCGTCGGATCGTTGGCGCCGATGTTCGAGCTGGCGGCCACGCACGGTGGCGGCGTCTTCGTGCTGGCGCTCACCTCGAACCCCGAGGGGGCGCAGGTGCAGCGGGCGCACGGCGCCGACGGACGCACCGTCGCGCAGACCGTCATCGACGAGATTTCCCAGCTCAACGCGGGTGCGCAGCCGCTCGGCAGCTTCGGGCTGGTGGTCGGGGCGACGATCGGCGACACCGGCCACGACCTCTCCCGGGTCAACGGTCCGCTGCTCGCCCCGGGCCTCGGCGCGCAGGGCGCGACGGCCGCCGACCTGCGTACCGTGTTCGGGTCGAGCCTGCCGTCGGTGCTCCCGTCGTACTCGCGCGAGGTGCTGGGCGCCGGCCCGGATCCGGCCGCCCTGCGGGCCGCCGCGGAGCGTGTCCTGGCCGACTGCCGGGGCGTTCTGGCTGACTGA
- a CDS encoding AAA family ATPase produces the protein MTVRKSIVFNGDLGSGKSTVSVEIAERLGMRRVSVGDLYRQMAQERQMTALQLNLHAELDQAVDGYVDQLQRDIAASGESLVMDSRLAWHFFTDALKVHMITEPGEAARRVLLRPSGPAESYTSLEEAKAKLRERSESERSRFIVRYGVDKARLRNYDLICDSTRATAAEVIAHIIDVYEGRLGADVLDQAPPLLLLDPARVFPTEDIATLRGLWDSEFVGEVAEAGDEALEPLRIGYTGEYYFVVDGHRRLSAALQNGFHLVPAQLVAEVDEPVVGGMSAIDYFAAHARPSTIHDWEAAHGITLPLPEHALLGGDAVLAGEPGAGA, from the coding sequence GTGACCGTCCGTAAATCGATCGTCTTCAACGGTGACCTCGGCAGCGGCAAGAGCACCGTCTCCGTCGAGATCGCCGAGCGGCTCGGGATGCGCCGGGTCAGCGTCGGCGACCTCTACCGCCAGATGGCCCAGGAGCGGCAGATGACCGCGCTCCAGCTCAACCTGCACGCCGAGCTGGACCAGGCCGTCGACGGCTACGTCGACCAGTTGCAGCGCGACATCGCCGCCTCCGGCGAGTCGCTGGTGATGGACTCCCGGCTGGCCTGGCACTTCTTCACCGACGCGCTCAAGGTGCACATGATCACCGAACCGGGCGAGGCGGCCCGCCGGGTGCTGCTGCGCCCCTCCGGCCCGGCCGAGAGCTACACCTCGCTGGAGGAGGCGAAGGCCAAGCTCCGGGAGCGCAGCGAGAGCGAGCGCAGCCGGTTCATCGTCCGCTACGGCGTCGACAAGGCCCGGCTGCGCAACTACGACCTGATCTGCGACAGCACCCGGGCCACCGCGGCCGAGGTGATCGCGCACATCATCGACGTGTACGAGGGACGGCTCGGCGCCGACGTGCTCGACCAGGCCCCGCCGCTGCTGCTGCTCGACCCGGCCCGGGTCTTCCCCACCGAGGACATCGCCACCCTGCGCGGGCTCTGGGACTCGGAGTTCGTCGGGGAGGTGGCCGAGGCCGGCGACGAGGCCCTGGAGCCGCTGCGGATCGGCTACACCGGCGAGTACTACTTCGTCGTCGACGGCCACCGTCGGCTCAGCGCCGCCCTGCAGAACGGCTTCCACCTGGTGCCGGCCCAGCTCGTGGCGGAGGTCGACGAGCCGGTCGTCGGCGGCATGAGCGCGATCGACTACTTCGCCGCCCACGCCCGCCCGTCGACGATCCACGACTGGGAGGCCGCGCACGGCATCACCCTGCCGCTGCCCGAGCACGCCCTGCTCGGCGGCGACGCTGTCCTGGCGGGGGAGCCGGGCGCCGGCGCCTGA
- a CDS encoding nucleoside/nucleotide kinase family protein, which translates to MSTDDETRPAARLTVLTGPSGAGRDGVVELVRARSPSVWVPVPVTTRPCRPGEADGVDRLFVTPAEFDRMVAAGELLEWFRLGPHLRGTPREPLRARLAQGWPVLLPLDLPGALAVREALPDVRLVLLTPPGRGPDPALAAAVGHTVVHDRTERAVGELVGLLGSSCPAPARPRLRG; encoded by the coding sequence GTGAGCACGGATGACGAGACGCGCCCGGCGGCTCGGCTCACCGTCCTGACCGGACCTTCGGGTGCCGGCCGGGACGGTGTCGTCGAGTTGGTCCGGGCGCGTTCTCCGTCCGTGTGGGTGCCGGTGCCGGTCACCACCAGGCCGTGCCGCCCCGGCGAGGCCGACGGCGTGGACCGGCTCTTCGTCACGCCCGCCGAGTTCGACCGGATGGTCGCCGCCGGCGAGCTGCTGGAGTGGTTCCGGCTGGGACCGCACCTGCGCGGCACGCCCCGCGAGCCGCTGCGGGCCCGGCTGGCGCAGGGGTGGCCGGTGCTGCTCCCGCTCGACCTGCCCGGCGCGCTCGCCGTCCGGGAGGCCCTGCCGGACGTCCGACTGGTGCTGCTGACGCCGCCGGGACGCGGTCCGGACCCGGCGCTCGCCGCAGCCGTCGGACACACCGTCGTGCACGACCGCACCGAGCGGGCCGTGGGTGAGCTGGTAGGCTTGCTCGGTTCTTCCTGTCCGGCTCCCGCCCGGCCGCGACTGCGCGGTTGA